One Thermoanaerobacter kivui genomic window, ATCACCTCTGCCTTTCCCCCAACGGCTTGTATTTTTTCAATGGCACTTTGACTGAATTTATGAGCCCTAACAGTGAATTTTTTGCTTAAATCTCCGTCACCTAATATTTTAACCCCATCTTTTACATCTTTAATTATACCACTTTCTATTAAAATTTCAGGAGTAATTACCGCTCCATCCTCAAACCTTTCTTCTAAAGTTCCAACATTTACAATTGCATATTCTTTTTTGAATATGTT contains:
- the rplO gene encoding 50S ribosomal protein L15, whose amino-acid sequence is MRLHDLKPAEGARRERKRVGRGIGSGHGKTSGRGQKGQKARSGGGVRPGFEGGQMPLTRRLPKRGFTNIFKKEYAIVNVGTLEERFEDGAVITPEILIESGIIKDVKDGVKILGDGDLSKKFTVRAHKFSQSAIEKIQAVGGKAEVI